AGCGACCAAAAAACTTCCGCCCCGCTAACATACCAGCCAGCCAGCACCGATCATCTTCCCACATTCGGTCGTAGGGAATCTGATCTAAATCCGTCCACAAAGGAATTGCCTCCTCGGTGGCCGTAGGCACCCCTTCGTATCTGGTCGCCATAAAGACATGGCAATGAATGTCCGGTATATCCGACATCGCAAAACACAACTCCCCCATCTTCACCGGATCGAGGGGCGTGATGTGCAACTCTTCCTGACACTCCCTGACAACACACTGCTCAGGCGTCTCCCCCGGGTCAATTTTACCGCCGGGACCATTCACCTTCCCCTTACCAATCCCCCGAAGTTTTTCGATCAATAACACCTTACCTTCCTGAACCACAAACATCAGTGTGGCTGGCATTTCCCCATGCCAATGCTGCCAATCAACCTCCCTTATTGCCATGACCATTTTCTAATCCATCCCCCGAAAATGAAAAGTAGAAAACCAAGTACTGACACGCGAAAACGCACAACAGCACAACACGCCGCAGAATAAACAAGACGATGGCTGCTGTGCTCAGGTATTCGAAATGCGTAGTTGTTGAGACCGTTACCGAGGGAGTTTCCTTGGAAGTCGGATTTTGCCCTAGTCCCAGCGCTGGAATGTATTCTTGAGGCAGACAAAGCCCCCCACGAATCAGCACAGCCCGACATTCCCGCCACTCAAATGCCATAGAATGGCCTCACTTGACATTCACGATTCACGTACAGCCTCAGGCTCTAATTTTAGGACATCCCTTAGGGCTCATGGCGAGGCCATGATACGGCTTGAGCACTCTGGATCAGAACATCCGTATGCTCACGCCAAGATCCAAACAACTGTATTAGGAAAAACCCATTTAATATTTGCCTATTTCGCTAAATGAACAAATATCAGATATGGACGCGACGCAAGCACACCCGATCCCCTGCCGGAAAAGCATTGAGCGACAGGCTGAAACCTTGAAAGCGCTGGCCCATCCGGCAAGGCTGGCCATTGTCCACGCGTTGGCATCCGGGCCGGTTTGCGCCTGTGATCTCGCCGAGCATGCGGAAAGCTCGCCCCCAACGACCTCGCGCCACCTGACGGTGCTTCGCCACGCTGGCATCATTTCCCAAGAGCGCCGGGGACAGCAGATTTTTTACGAGCTGAAGCGACCGTGCGTCCTGACCTTTATTGAATGCTGCAACGACTGATCCCAAGCTTTGGCTGACCACGTAAACGATATGTCTTTTTCCGATCATCGACAGGAGTGGCGCTGGGCCACGGGTATGACTCTCATTTTCCTAGCCGCCTGGTGGCTGCCAGTGGACAGCGTCCGATTTCAGTCAGGGATCGATGAAGCCATGCAACTCACCCAGTGGTATGCTCGGGAGCATGTGGTTTACTGCCTTCTCCCCGCCTTTTTCATTGCAGGAGCTATTGCCAGCTTCATCCGTCAGGGATCCGTGATGAAGTACCTCAGTGCGGAGGCACACCGTGTCACGAGCTACCTGGTGGCCTCGGTCTCGGGCACGATCCTAGCCGTTTGTTCCTGCACCGTACTTCCACTCTTTGCCGGTATCTACCGCATGGGGTCAGGGTTGGGACCGGCAACGAGTTTTTTGTATGCGGGTCCTGCCATCAGCGCACTGGCCATCGTGATGAGTTCCAAGGTCCTCGGCATTGAAATGGGACTGGCCAGAAGTCTGGGAGCCATCGTTTTCAGTCTGTTAATCGGACTCTGCATGGCTACCATCTTTAAAAAAGAAGAACAGGAACGGCAGCAAGCGGCAGCCATGCAATGGCCGGAAGAGGAAAATGAGCGCCCGCTTTGGCAGACACTCACCTTTCTCGGCACCCAGATCAGCATTCTCATCTTTGCCAACTGGGGGCCATCCGACCACTCCGCCTTCGCCCTCATTTACGATTGGAAATGGTGGATCGTTTCCGTCTCAGCCCTGGCGTTGGCTGTGATCCTTGGTCTTTGCTTTGATCGCTCATGGCTCAAAATAAGCACGACAGCCGTAGCGGTGGTTCTCATCTCCATTCTATCCGGCACGCTGGCAGCTTTCTCCGTGGGACTACTCGGCTTGACCTGGATCATTGCCGGAACTGATGGAGAAACCGGAGAGTGGTGGCGACAGAGCTGGAGTTTCACCAAGCTTGTCATGCCCCTGCTGCTTGCCGGTGTCTTTGTCACCGGATTGTTAGTTGGTCGCCCTGGACATGAAGCATGGATCCCGAACGACTGGATCAATCAAGCGCTGGGCGGAGACGGCTTGCTCCCGGTCTTTTACGCCTCCTTTGCCGGGTCCTTGATGTATTTTGCCACCCTAACGGAAATACCTATTGTCGAAGCACTG
This genomic stretch from Oceaniferula marina harbors:
- a CDS encoding 8-oxo-dGTP diphosphatase codes for the protein MAIREVDWQHWHGEMPATLMFVVQEGKVLLIEKLRGIGKGKVNGPGGKIDPGETPEQCVVRECQEELHITPLDPVKMGELCFAMSDIPDIHCHVFMATRYEGVPTATEEAIPLWTDLDQIPYDRMWEDDRCWLAGMLAGRKFFGRFIFEGETMLWHELDWQAH
- a CDS encoding ArsR/SmtB family transcription factor, which translates into the protein MDATQAHPIPCRKSIERQAETLKALAHPARLAIVHALASGPVCACDLAEHAESSPPTTSRHLTVLRHAGIISQERRGQQIFYELKRPCVLTFIECCND
- a CDS encoding permease gives rise to the protein MSFSDHRQEWRWATGMTLIFLAAWWLPVDSVRFQSGIDEAMQLTQWYAREHVVYCLLPAFFIAGAIASFIRQGSVMKYLSAEAHRVTSYLVASVSGTILAVCSCTVLPLFAGIYRMGSGLGPATSFLYAGPAISALAIVMSSKVLGIEMGLARSLGAIVFSLLIGLCMATIFKKEEQERQQAAAMQWPEEENERPLWQTLTFLGTQISILIFANWGPSDHSAFALIYDWKWWIVSVSALALAVILGLCFDRSWLKISTTAVAVVLISILSGTLAAFSVGLLGLTWIIAGTDGETGEWWRQSWSFTKLVMPLLLAGVFVTGLLVGRPGHEAWIPNDWINQALGGDGLLPVFYASFAGSLMYFATLTEIPIVEALQGAGMGNGAALALLLAGPALSLPNMLVIRSILGTRKTLTYITLVVIFSTFAGWTIAPLLN